A single region of the Syngnathus acus chromosome 6, fSynAcu1.2, whole genome shotgun sequence genome encodes:
- the LOC119124626 gene encoding outer dense fiber protein 3-B-like has protein sequence MPEENPKVGVVGTKRALYALPSLTGANNHDPTKRKAPSYTFGHTCHLTKEHVSPGPAHFIPSNITKNGRDGTPAFSFGRRRKDWALDEVPGPNRYHIANAAKLTFHSSPAYTLSTRWKQAVLSNQTTPGPAANMLPPVLGSKTVNIPAVPSHTLSGRTKVGNFFNDLSKTPGPAAYQAVDPKTYLTKPPQYSMPGRNFLPTSFTKTPAPGVYCPEKVNSTHSKAPAFSFGRLHSENTLIPLTDVDRCQKSIKLI, from the exons ATGCCTGAAGAAAATCCTAAAGTTGGGGTGGTGGGGACCAAAAGAGCACTCTATGCACTTCCTTCACTCACAG GTGCTAATAACCACGATCCGACAAAACGCAAAGCGCCAAGTTACACTTTTGGCCATACCTGTCACTTGACCAAAGAGCACGTCTCACCTGGACCTGCCCATTTTATTCCCTCCAACATCACCAAAAATGGCCGCGATGGAACACCGGCATTTTCATTTGGCAGACGTCGTAAGGATTGGGCACTTGACGAAGTCCCTGGGCCCA acCGCTACCACATTGCAAATGCAGCCAAGCTCACATTTCATTCTTCACCTGCGTATACGTTGTCTACTCGGTGGAAACAAGCAGTGCTAAGCAACCAGACCACACCCG GCCCAGCAGCCAACATGCTGCCTCCTGTCCTGGGATCCAAAACTGTGAACATTCCCGCCGTGccctcacacacactgagTGGTCGCACCAAAGTTGGCaacttttttaatgatttgtcAAAG ACTCCAGGCCCTGCGGCCTATCAAGCTGTGGATCCCAAAACCTACCTGACCAAACCTCCCCAGTACAGCATGCCAGGACGTAACTTCCTGCCTACAAGCTTTACAAAGACGCCAGCACCTGGAGTCTACTGCCCTGAGaag GTCAACTCTACACACTCAAAAGCTCCAGCCTTCAGTTTTGGAAGACTTCATTCAGAAAACACCCTAATCCCTCTTACGGACGTGGATCGTTGTCAAAAGTCTATAAAACTAATTTAA
- the rabl2 gene encoding RAB, member of RAS oncogene family-like 2, giving the protein MAADDDDNNIPELDQKKYDADEQVKIICLGDSAVGKSKLMERFLLDEYHPQQLSTYALTLYKHTATLANRTVAVDFWDTAGQERFHNMHPSYFHKAHACIMVFDVQRKITYKNLADWYKELREYRPEIPCCVVANKIDADMKVTQRSFNFAKKKGLPFYFVSAADGTNVVKMFREMIKRAVEYKQNPSDFMDEVMQELEKFELEKNEVHSNAEGGDVNREESPELP; this is encoded by the exons atGGCTGCCGACGATGATGACAACAACATTCCCGAGCTGGACCAAAAGAAGTACGACGCGGACGAACAAGTGAAGATCATCTGTCTGGGCGACAGTGCAGTCGGCAAATCCAA GCTGATGGAGAGATTTCTCCTGGACGAATA TCATCCTCAACAGTTGTCAACGTACGCGTTGACACTCTACAAGCACACAGCCACTCTGGCCAACAGAACTGTGGCCGTGG ATTTCTGGGATACGGCTGGCCAGGAGAGGTTTCATAACATGCACCCCTCATACTTTCACAAAGCACATGCTTGCATCATG GTTTTTGACGTCCAGAGGAAGATCACTTACAAGAACCTGGCCGACTGGTACAAGGAGCTGAGAGAGTACAGACCCGAGATCCCCTGCTGTGTGGTGGCCAACAAGATCGACG CTGACATGAAGGTGACCCAGCGAAGTTTCAACTTTGCCAAAAAGAAAGGACTCCCTTTTTACTTTGTATCTGCTGCCGATGGCACTAACGTCGTTAAG ATGTTCCGGGAGATGATCAAGCGAGCCGTGGAATACAAGCAAAACCCTAGCGACTTCATGGATGAAGTCATGCAAGAACTGGAG AAGTTTGAGCTTGAGAAGAATGAAGTGCATTCAAATGCGGAGGGCGGTGACGTCAATAGGGAGGAGAGCCCAGAGTTGCCCTGA